In Prescottella soli, a genomic segment contains:
- the kdpF gene encoding K(+)-transporting ATPase subunit F — protein sequence MTVAGTVSVAVVVIAAALVIYLLIALLNPERF from the coding sequence GTGACCGTAGCCGGGACGGTCAGTGTCGCCGTCGTCGTGATCGCCGCTGCCCTGGTGATCTACCTGCTCATCGCGCTCCTGAACCCCGAGCGGTTCTAG
- the kdpA gene encoding potassium-transporting ATPase subunit KdpA has protein sequence MNPALAAGLQIALVIAVLAILYVPVGDYMAKVYTTDTDLRSGDLRIESTLYRLCRVNPRAEQTWYGYAGSLLGFSAASVLFLYFLQRVQGVLPLSGGHEGVSPAVAFNTAVSFVTNTNWQSYVPETTMSNFTQAAGLAVQNFVSAAVGMAVAAALIRGFIRVSRGGEIGNFWVDLTRGCLRILLPISFVIALILLSQGVIQSFHTGFASTGLDGNSVSNALAPVASQEAIKELGTNGGGILAANSAHPFENPTPLTNVVEILAILLIPVSLTRTFGTMVGDRRQGLTLLAVMSTLYFGLLAVTLTAESGARGVAATAAGSMMEGKEVRFGIPGSALFAVTTTGTSTGAVNSAHDSISPLGGGAVLLNMLLGEIAPGGVGTGLYGILVLALIAVFVGGLLVGRTPEYLGKKLGQREITLAALSVLVMPALVLIGTGITVILGSTVGYLGNSGDPGTPQSIHGFSEVLYAFTSASNNNGSAFGGITVTSDWFQSALGVCMALGRFLPILFVLALAGSLSAQRRTPAGAGTLPTSGAMFTGLLTGTVVLVAALTFFPALALGPISEALQ, from the coding sequence ATGAATCCCGCTCTCGCAGCGGGACTGCAGATAGCACTGGTCATTGCCGTGCTAGCGATTCTGTACGTCCCCGTCGGTGACTACATGGCCAAGGTCTACACCACCGACACCGATCTCCGATCCGGCGATTTGCGCATCGAATCCACGCTCTACCGGCTGTGCAGGGTCAACCCCCGCGCCGAACAGACCTGGTACGGATACGCCGGGAGCCTGCTCGGCTTCTCGGCCGCCAGCGTGCTGTTCCTCTACTTTCTGCAACGCGTCCAGGGAGTGCTGCCGCTCAGCGGCGGCCACGAAGGCGTGAGCCCCGCCGTCGCGTTCAACACCGCCGTGTCGTTCGTCACCAATACCAACTGGCAGTCGTACGTCCCCGAGACGACGATGAGTAACTTCACGCAGGCCGCCGGCCTGGCGGTCCAGAACTTCGTATCCGCCGCGGTCGGCATGGCTGTCGCGGCCGCCCTGATCCGCGGATTCATCCGTGTCTCGCGGGGCGGCGAGATCGGCAACTTCTGGGTCGATCTCACCCGCGGTTGCCTGCGCATCCTGCTGCCGATCTCGTTCGTCATCGCGCTGATCCTGCTGAGCCAGGGCGTCATCCAGTCGTTCCACACCGGCTTCGCCTCGACCGGACTCGACGGCAACAGCGTCAGCAACGCGCTCGCGCCGGTCGCGTCGCAGGAGGCCATCAAGGAACTCGGCACCAACGGTGGCGGCATCCTCGCGGCCAACTCCGCCCATCCGTTCGAGAATCCGACGCCGCTCACCAACGTCGTCGAGATCCTCGCCATCCTGCTCATCCCCGTCAGCCTGACGCGCACGTTCGGCACGATGGTCGGCGACCGCCGGCAGGGCCTGACCCTGCTCGCCGTGATGTCGACGCTGTACTTCGGTCTGCTCGCGGTGACCCTGACCGCGGAATCCGGAGCGCGGGGCGTCGCTGCCACCGCGGCCGGATCGATGATGGAGGGCAAGGAGGTCCGATTCGGGATCCCCGGTTCGGCCCTGTTCGCCGTCACCACCACCGGCACCAGCACCGGTGCCGTCAACTCGGCCCACGACAGCATTTCCCCGCTCGGCGGTGGCGCGGTGCTGCTCAACATGCTGCTCGGCGAGATCGCACCGGGCGGCGTGGGAACCGGTCTGTACGGAATCCTGGTGCTCGCGCTGATCGCGGTGTTCGTCGGCGGTCTGCTCGTCGGCCGCACGCCCGAGTACCTCGGCAAGAAGCTGGGACAGCGCGAGATCACGCTCGCCGCACTGTCGGTGCTCGTGATGCCGGCGCTCGTGCTGATCGGCACCGGCATCACGGTGATCCTCGGGTCCACCGTCGGATACCTCGGCAACAGCGGCGATCCCGGCACCCCGCAGTCCATCCACGGCTTCTCCGAGGTGCTCTACGCGTTCACCTCGGCGTCGAACAACAACGGCAGCGCGTTCGGCGGCATCACCGTGACCAGCGACTGGTTCCAGTCGGCGCTCGGTGTGTGCATGGCGCTGGGACGATTCCTGCCGATCCTGTTCGTGCTCGCGCTCGCCGGATCGCTGTCCGCGCAGCGCCGGACCCCGGCCGGTGCGGGCACCCTGCCCACCTCCGGCGCGATGTTCACCGGCCTGCTCACCGGCACCGTGGTGCTGGTCGCGGCCCTCACCTTCTTCCCGGCCCTGGCACTCGGGCCCATCTCGGAGGCCCTGCAATGA
- a CDS encoding MurR/RpiR family transcriptional regulator yields MSSTTKAGMKFHIWFISGTKFVQPSRVCCPLVTNTIPVEKVSTTSTGGAGIVERIRAASVSFTPAERRVAEAILSEPAAVIHRSVTELAAAAGSSPATVVRLCTTLGLRGYQELKITLASESIPDDRRVLGDITPDDTAGDIAHKVMDSTARAVDNASKALDVHAIETAVDHLLGARRIVFGAVGTSAPLALDTAYRFVSLGLDASFTPDVHSQHVTARMLGPDDVFFAISHTGSTVETLATTRAAKASGAVTVALTSFSSSPLTEEVAVSIVAGSVETSYRVEAMSSRIVHLAVLDALYVNLSRRAETSGTALALAEDVLIEHRI; encoded by the coding sequence ATGAGTTCCACGACTAAGGCCGGTATGAAATTTCACATCTGGTTCATCTCGGGAACGAAATTCGTTCAACCATCCCGGGTTTGCTGTCCGCTTGTGACCAACACGATTCCCGTAGAAAAGGTGTCGACCACATCGACGGGCGGAGCAGGCATCGTCGAACGCATCCGGGCGGCATCGGTCTCATTCACACCGGCAGAACGTCGTGTGGCCGAGGCGATTCTGAGTGAGCCCGCCGCAGTGATCCACCGTTCGGTGACCGAACTCGCGGCCGCCGCTGGCAGCTCGCCCGCCACAGTCGTGCGGCTGTGCACGACGCTAGGCCTTCGGGGCTACCAGGAACTCAAGATCACCCTCGCGAGCGAATCGATCCCCGACGATCGCCGCGTACTCGGCGACATCACACCCGACGACACCGCCGGCGACATCGCCCACAAGGTCATGGACAGTACTGCCCGAGCTGTCGACAATGCTTCGAAAGCCCTCGACGTTCATGCCATCGAGACGGCCGTCGACCACCTGCTCGGCGCCCGTCGCATCGTGTTCGGGGCCGTCGGTACCTCCGCGCCGCTCGCACTCGACACCGCGTACCGGTTCGTCTCTCTCGGCCTCGACGCTTCCTTCACCCCTGACGTGCACAGCCAGCATGTCACCGCACGCATGCTCGGCCCCGACGACGTTTTCTTCGCGATCAGCCACACCGGATCCACCGTCGAAACCCTCGCGACGACCCGAGCCGCCAAGGCATCCGGGGCCGTCACCGTCGCCCTCACGAGCTTCTCCTCCTCACCGTTGACCGAAGAGGTGGCCGTGAGCATCGTCGCGGGCAGCGTCGAGACCAGCTATCGCGTCGAAGCGATGTCCAGTCGCATCGTGCATCTCGCCGTACTCGACGCTCTGTACGTCAACCTTTCCCGTCGCGCCGAAACCAGCGGAACTGCCCTCGCTCTCGCCGAAGACGTGCTCATCGAGCACCGCATCTGA